In Bubalus bubalis isolate 160015118507 breed Murrah chromosome 3, NDDB_SH_1, whole genome shotgun sequence, a genomic segment contains:
- the TBC1D16 gene encoding TBC1 domain family member 16 isoform X7, with amino-acid sequence MRSLRLFFSDEACTSGQLVVASRESQYKVFHFHHGGLDKLPDVLQQWKYCAETHLKDQALPAEGSWPSQALIPSLRRGRRESGGERRSVGVGREPGARGGTMVADEKTCMQFSIRRPKLPSSETHPEESMYRRLDVAAWLRHLNALGQVEEEYKLRKAIFFGGIDVSIRGEVWPFLLRYYSHESTSEEREALRVQKRKEYAEIQQKRLSMTPEEHRAFWRNVQFTVDKDVVRTDRSNQFFRGEGNPNVESMRRILLNYAVYNPAIGYSQGMSDLVAPILAEVLDESDTFWCFVGLMQNTIFVSSPRDEDMEKQLLYLRELLRLTHTRFYQHLVSLGEDGLQMLFCHRWLLLCFKREFPEAEALRIWEACWAHYQTDYFHLFICVAIVAIYGDDVIEQQLATDQMLLHFGNLAMHMNGELVLRKARSLLYQFRLLPRIPCSLHDLCKLCGTGMWDSGYMPAVECTGQHPGSESCPYGGTVEMPSPKPPREGRKGPKTPREGFSFRR; translated from the exons ATGCGCTCCCTCCGCCTCTTCTTCAG CGATGAGGCCTGCACCAGTGGCCAGCTGGTCGTCGCCAGTCGGGAAAGCCAGTACAAAGTGTTCCACTTCCACCACGGTGGCCTGGACAAGCTGCCTGACGTGCTTCAGCAGTGGAAATACTGCGCGGAGACGCACCTCAAAGACCAG GCCCTCCCGGCAGAGGGAAGTTGGCCGTCCCAGGCATTAATTCCGTCTTTGCGGCGGGGCCGGAGGGAGAGTGGAGGGGAGAGGCGGTCGGTGGGAGTGGGCCGGGAGCCGGGAGCGCGAGGGGGGACCATG GTCGCCGACGAAAAGACGTGTATGCAGTTCTCCATCCGGCGTCCAAAGCTGCCGTCTTCCGAGACGCACCCCGAGGAGAGCATGTACCGACGGCTAGACGTGGCGGCCTGGCTCCGCCACCTGAATGCGCTGGGCCAAGTGGAAGAGGAGTACAAGCTCCGCAAG GCCATTTTCTTCGGCGGCATTGATGTGTCAATCCGAGGGGAGGTCTGGCCCTTCCTGCTGCGTTATTACAGCCACGAGTCGACGTCGGAGGAAAGGGAGGCGCTGCGGGTgcagaagagaaaggaatacGCCGAGATCCAGCAGAAAAG GCTCTCCATGACCCCTGAAGAGCACAGAGCTTTCTGGCGGAACGTGCAGTTCACCGTGGACAAGGATGTGGTTCGGACAGATAGGAGCAACCAGTTCTTCCGAGGCGAAGGCAATCCCAATGTGGAGAGCATGAG GAGGATCCTGCTGAACTATGCGGTGTACAACCCAGCCATCGGCTACTCCCAGGGCATGTCGGACCTGGTGGCGCCCATCCTGGCTGAGGTCCTAGACGAGTCGGACACCTTCTGGTGCTTTGTGGGTCTGATGCAGAACACAATCTTTGTCAGCTCTCCTCGGGAcgaggacatggaaaaacagctG CTGTACCTGCGGGAGCTGCTGCGGCTGACCCACACACGCTTCTACCAGCACCTGGTCTCGCTGGGCGAGGACGGCTTGCAAATGCTCTTCTGCCACCGCTGGCTCCTGCTGTGCTTCAAGCGGGAGTTTCCCGAGGCCGAGGCACTGCGGATCTGGGAAGCCTGCTGGGCCCACTACCAG ACAGATTACTTCCACCTTTTCATCTGCGTGGCCATCGTGGCCATCTACGGAGATGATGTCATTGAGCAGCAGCTGGCCACCGACCAGATGCTTCTGCACTTTGGAAACCTGGCCATGCACATGAATGGGGAGCTTGTTCTCAGGAAG GCGAGGAGTTTGCTGTACCAGTTTCGCCTCTTGCCGCGGATCCCCTGTAGCTTGCACGACTTGTGCAAGCTGTGTGGGACTGGCATGTGGGACAGTGGTTACATGCCTGCCGTGGAGTGCACGGGCCAGCACCCAGGGTCGGAAAGCTGCCCGTACGGGGGCACCGTGGAGATGCCTTCCCCCAAGCcccccagagaaggcaggaagGGCCCAAAGACGCCCCGAGAAGGCTTCAGTTTCCGCAGATAg